One genomic region from Gammaproteobacteria bacterium encodes:
- a CDS encoding SGNH/GDSL hydrolase family protein — MPRAVRLVLSIGMSLLAAGVLLEGGLIGLRVSEALTGAEDSKAFQLLQSPAAARILMVGDDAGVGSGVALSSASVAGRIAQRYPCVSIVNRARDGATVRDVAAQIDGTGDTHFDLLLVLAGANDVLRFVSDEETARAARAMLAIAGARARHVVFLNSSRLESRLLPPPLGPWYQRRALEKARVLSQVSRAAGVEYVDAPMDGSALTAANVWWPARLHADDDTYARWFRLLMGKSRVAPLLQC, encoded by the coding sequence ATGCCGCGAGCGGTGAGGCTCGTGTTGTCGATCGGTATGTCACTGCTCGCCGCTGGTGTGCTGCTGGAGGGCGGTTTAATCGGGCTGCGGGTCAGTGAAGCCCTGACCGGGGCGGAGGATTCGAAAGCTTTTCAGCTGCTTCAGTCGCCGGCCGCGGCGCGGATTCTGATGGTCGGCGACGACGCCGGGGTCGGCTCCGGGGTCGCCTTGTCGTCCGCATCCGTTGCGGGGCGGATCGCGCAGCGGTATCCGTGTGTCAGCATTGTCAACCGCGCGCGTGACGGCGCCACCGTGCGGGATGTCGCGGCGCAGATCGATGGGACCGGCGACACGCATTTCGATCTGCTGCTGGTGTTGGCGGGTGCGAACGACGTGCTGCGTTTTGTCAGTGATGAGGAAACGGCGCGCGCCGCCAGGGCGATGCTGGCAATAGCCGGAGCGCGTGCCAGGCATGTCGTATTTCTGAACTCATCCCGGCTTGAGAGCCGCTTGCTGCCGCCGCCACTGGGCCCATGGTATCAACGGCGCGCATTGGAAAAAGCCCGCGTGCTGAGTCAGGTGTCAAGGGCGGCCGGCGTCGAGTATGTGGATGCGCCTATGGATGGATCCGCACTAACGGCCGCAAACGTATGGTGGCCGGCGCGTCTGCACGCGGACGACGACACTTATGCGCGGTGGTTTCGGTTGCTCATGGGCAAGTCGCGAGTCGCGCCCCTTCTTCAGTGCTGA
- the moaB gene encoding molybdenum cofactor biosynthesis protein B: MADARAFIALNIAVLTVSDSRVEDTDKSGKLLAARLTDSGHRLHEKAIVPDDKYGIRATLSRWIAEDGPQVILTTGGTGITGRDGTPEAVRPLLDKEIDGFGEMFRVLSFETIGTSTLQSRAIAGVANGTYIFCLPGSSGACADGWDRLIVHQLDYRTRPCNLVELMPRLREC; encoded by the coding sequence ATGGCGGATGCGCGGGCTTTCATTGCCCTGAATATCGCCGTGTTGACCGTCTCGGACAGCCGCGTCGAGGATACGGACAAGTCGGGCAAGCTGCTGGCGGCGCGCCTCACGGATAGCGGCCACCGTCTGCATGAAAAGGCCATCGTGCCGGACGACAAATACGGCATTCGCGCGACGCTGTCCCGATGGATCGCGGAAGATGGCCCGCAGGTGATTCTCACGACCGGCGGCACCGGCATCACCGGGCGTGACGGCACGCCCGAAGCGGTACGACCCTTGCTAGACAAAGAAATCGACGGCTTCGGCGAGATGTTCCGGGTGCTATCTTTCGAGACCATCGGCACGTCCACCCTGCAGTCGCGTGCCATCGCGGGAGTAGCGAACGGCACGTATATCTTCTGCCTGCCCGGATCATCGGGCGCTTGCGCGGACGGCTGGGATCGATTGATCGTGCATCAGCTCGATTACCGCACCCGGCCCTGTAACCTGGTGGAATTGATGCCGCGGCTGCGGGAGTGCTGA
- a CDS encoding M48 family metallopeptidase encodes MIRGCLITFITAWLTACATSPLGHKQLQLFPDDQMSEMGASAFQQMKQETPSESDPQVNQYVECVADAITGALDSDQVWEVQVFEDKAVNAFALPGGKIGVYTGLLEVAESQDQLATVIGHEVAHVLAEHGNARMSAAVVTQAGLTAAQIYAASSGGEPAQLLGLLGLGAQVGILLPYGRSQESEADLLGLDLMASAGFDPRQSVPLWQNMAKAGGGEQPPEFMSTHPSHETRIENLTERMPDALKLYSQAQARGETPACG; translated from the coding sequence ATGATACGCGGTTGCCTGATTACGTTTATAACGGCCTGGCTCACGGCCTGCGCCACCTCGCCGCTGGGCCACAAACAGTTGCAACTGTTTCCGGACGATCAGATGAGCGAGATGGGCGCCAGCGCCTTCCAGCAGATGAAGCAGGAAACGCCGTCGGAATCCGACCCTCAAGTGAACCAGTACGTAGAGTGTGTCGCCGATGCGATCACGGGCGCGCTGGACTCCGATCAGGTCTGGGAAGTGCAGGTGTTCGAGGACAAGGCCGTCAATGCCTTCGCGCTGCCCGGCGGCAAAATCGGCGTTTACACCGGCCTGCTGGAAGTCGCGGAGAGCCAGGATCAGCTCGCTACCGTAATTGGCCACGAAGTCGCGCATGTGCTGGCGGAGCACGGCAATGCCCGCATGTCGGCGGCTGTGGTCACGCAGGCCGGGCTGACGGCCGCACAGATCTACGCCGCCAGTTCGGGCGGAGAGCCGGCGCAGTTACTCGGGCTGCTGGGCCTGGGCGCGCAGGTCGGCATTCTGCTCCCATACGGCCGCTCGCAGGAAAGCGAGGCCGATCTGCTGGGGCTGGACCTGATGGCGAGCGCCGGCTTCGATCCGCGCCAGAGCGTGCCACTGTGGCAGAACATGGCCAAGGCAGGTGGGGGCGAGCAACCACCGGAATTCATGTCCACGCATCCGTCGCACGAGACGCGCATCGAAAACCTCACCGAACGCATGCCAGATGCGCTGAAGCTCTACAGCCAGGCCCAGGCCCGTGGTGAAACGCCGGCCTGCGGATGA